One Nostoc punctiforme PCC 73102 DNA window includes the following coding sequences:
- a CDS encoding CHAT domain-containing protein, translated as MVIRKTRKRDRRTLVKPIKMIALVLVGIILFVNIPMLLPQAAAKEPATEAAKLSIEGKNLYEAGQFDAAANIWQEAANAYKRSGNEEGQTQSLINVAGAMQANGLDLKACNQILQAFKITQLDCRRLIQDNNKDRGQNDWFQVLEAKPNSLIKANGLRSLGDVLQKLDRPNLSIKVLNLSLQLARQLPSPSTESAILVSLGNAQRTLGDNIQIQQGRINKQNSSPLNCGEQAKDDAKIASYQQAASLYEQAATKSISAETRMQAQLNHLSLLLKINQLIQAQSLIPQIESKLKDLPTTQTTIYARINFAQSLVCLNQYSGTNTPELKDVAKELIAVLQQAKSLGDERAKSYALGYLGWLYEQNQQLSEALTLTQKALFSAQAIQATDIAYQWQWQLGHILKAQGDIKGAFVGDVGAAIAAYDAAIVSLQSLRLDMIAMNSQMQFSFREKVEPVYRQLVESLLQTQGSSNVKSNNLQKARTTIESLQLAELENFLREPCLKPRVEIDRIVDKNDSTAAVIYPIILEKQLAIILKLPRQEELHYYATTISQEEVESTIGKLQQYLPDVTQTSKVKHLSQQLYDWLIRPLEADLNSNIETLVFVLDGSLRNIPMSVLYDAQQEKYLIEKYAIALAPGLQLLEPKPLRSSSKIKVLAAGVSQKRTIEGREFAPLTNVKKELARIQVDIPKSEELLDSKFTKTNLQNKLRTTDFSVVHLATHSQFSSNLEKTFILTWDQLLNIEDLVDLLKQNNSNGSNSIELLVLSSCETAVGDRQASLGLAGIAVKAGAESTVASLWSIDDFSTSEIMHQLYGELNKGLTRAKALRQAQLALLKKEKRPYFWASFVLIGNWL; from the coding sequence ATGGTAATTAGAAAAACTAGAAAACGCGATCGCCGCACCTTAGTCAAGCCGATCAAAATGATTGCCCTTGTCTTAGTAGGCATAATTTTATTCGTAAACATTCCAATGTTATTACCTCAAGCAGCAGCCAAAGAACCAGCAACAGAGGCTGCAAAATTATCAATTGAAGGCAAAAATCTCTACGAAGCTGGACAATTTGATGCGGCGGCAAATATTTGGCAAGAGGCAGCCAATGCCTACAAGCGGTCGGGGAATGAAGAAGGCCAGACTCAAAGTTTAATTAACGTTGCTGGAGCCATGCAAGCCAACGGACTGGATCTGAAAGCTTGCAATCAGATCCTCCAAGCCTTTAAAATTACTCAGCTTGACTGTCGCAGATTAATCCAAGACAACAACAAAGATCGCGGGCAAAATGATTGGTTCCAAGTCCTAGAAGCAAAACCAAACTCTCTAATTAAAGCCAATGGCTTACGCAGTCTTGGGGATGTCCTGCAAAAACTCGATCGCCCAAATTTATCAATAAAAGTTTTAAACCTAAGTTTGCAATTGGCTCGGCAACTACCATCGCCAAGCACCGAGAGTGCTATTTTGGTAAGCCTGGGTAATGCTCAACGAACTCTAGGTGATAACATACAGATTCAACAGGGCAGAATCAATAAACAAAACTCAAGTCCTTTAAATTGTGGCGAGCAAGCCAAAGATGATGCAAAAATTGCGTCGTATCAGCAAGCGGCTTCACTGTATGAGCAAGCAGCAACTAAATCCATTTCTGCGGAAACTAGGATGCAAGCACAACTCAATCACCTTAGTCTCCTGCTGAAGATTAATCAGCTAATACAAGCCCAGAGTCTAATACCACAAATTGAATCCAAACTCAAGGACTTGCCTACCACTCAAACAACAATTTACGCTCGAATTAATTTTGCTCAAAGTCTAGTTTGTCTCAATCAATACTCTGGTACTAATACTCCTGAATTGAAAGATGTTGCCAAAGAGTTGATTGCAGTTCTCCAACAAGCAAAAAGCCTGGGCGATGAGCGGGCTAAATCTTATGCCCTTGGATATCTTGGTTGGCTTTATGAACAGAACCAGCAGTTGTCAGAAGCTCTAACCCTTACCCAAAAAGCACTTTTTTCGGCTCAAGCCATCCAAGCAACTGACATAGCCTATCAGTGGCAATGGCAATTAGGACATATCCTAAAAGCTCAAGGAGACATCAAAGGTGCGTTCGTCGGAGACGTTGGCGCAGCCATCGCAGCTTATGATGCAGCTATTGTGAGCTTACAATCTCTGCGTCTCGATATGATTGCAATGAATTCTCAGATGCAGTTTTCTTTTCGAGAAAAAGTAGAACCTGTCTATCGGCAGCTAGTCGAATCGCTCTTGCAAACGCAGGGAAGTTCTAATGTCAAAAGCAATAATCTTCAAAAAGCTCGGACTACCATTGAATCTTTACAATTAGCAGAACTAGAAAATTTTCTTCGAGAACCTTGTTTAAAGCCGAGAGTAGAAATCGATCGAATTGTTGATAAAAATGATTCCACGGCAGCAGTTATCTATCCAATTATTCTGGAGAAACAATTAGCCATTATTCTGAAGCTGCCTCGGCAGGAGGAACTTCACTATTATGCAACTACCATATCTCAAGAGGAGGTAGAAAGTACTATTGGTAAGTTACAACAATATCTACCTGATGTTACCCAAACTTCTAAAGTCAAACATCTCTCCCAGCAGCTATATGATTGGTTGATCCGTCCTTTAGAAGCAGATTTAAACAGCAATATAGAAACTTTGGTGTTTGTGTTAGATGGTTCTCTGCGTAACATTCCTATGTCAGTTTTATACGATGCCCAACAAGAGAAATATTTAATTGAAAAATATGCGATCGCTCTAGCACCAGGTTTGCAGCTTCTAGAACCAAAACCTTTACGCAGCAGTTCAAAAATTAAGGTTTTAGCGGCTGGAGTCAGTCAGAAACGCACGATTGAAGGTCGAGAATTCGCTCCACTAACTAATGTTAAAAAAGAGTTAGCCCGCATCCAGGTTGATATACCCAAAAGTGAAGAACTTCTGGATAGCAAGTTTACTAAAACAAACCTGCAAAATAAATTGCGAACGACTGATTTTTCTGTCGTTCATCTGGCTACTCACAGTCAATTTAGTTCTAACCTTGAAAAAACCTTCATTCTCACTTGGGATCAACTGCTCAATATCGAAGATTTAGTCGATCTCCTCAAGCAAAATAACTCAAATGGTTCTAATTCTATCGAATTACTAGTCCTAAGTTCGTGCGAAACTGCTGTGGGCGATCGGCAAGCATCTTTAGGATTAGCTGGAATTGCTGTTAAGGCAGGAGCAGAGAGTACAGTAGCAAGCCTGTGGTCAATAGATGATTTTTCCACTAGTGAAATCATGCATCAGTTGTACGGAGAATTAAATAAAGGATTGACTAGAGCTAAAGCACTTCGTCAAGCCCAATTAGCTCTATTGAAAAAAGAAAAACGTCCTTATTTTTGGGCAAGTTTCGTTTTGATAGGAAACTGGCTTTAA